A single Streptomyces sp. 2114.4 DNA region contains:
- a CDS encoding AAA family ATPase produces the protein MSENSFKTTDDATEPKGGTAAQGAGGEALRPHAEDSFAAELTALAAADDRPRPERWRLSPWAVATYLLGGTLADGTVITPKYVGPRRIVEVAVTTLATDRALLLLGVPGTAKTWVSEHLAAAVSGDSTLLVQGTAGTPEEAIRYGWNYAQLLANGPSREALVPSPVMRAMAQGMTARVEELTRIPADVQDTLITVLSEKTLPIPELGQEVQAVRGFNLIATANDRDRGVNELSSALRRRFNTVVLPLPATPDEEVDIVSRRVEQIGRSLDLPAGPEGLDEIRRVVTVFRELRAGLTSDGRTKLKSPSGTLSTAEAISVVTNGLALATHFGDGVLRAGDVAAGILGAVVRDPAADRVVWQEYLETVVRERDGWKDFYRACREVSA, from the coding sequence ATGTCCGAGAACAGCTTCAAGACGACGGACGACGCGACCGAACCGAAGGGTGGGACGGCGGCGCAGGGCGCGGGCGGCGAAGCGCTGCGACCGCACGCCGAGGACAGTTTCGCGGCGGAGCTGACGGCCCTCGCGGCGGCCGACGACCGGCCGCGCCCGGAGCGCTGGCGGCTCTCGCCGTGGGCGGTCGCGACCTATCTCCTCGGCGGCACGCTCGCGGACGGCACGGTCATCACCCCCAAATATGTCGGCCCGCGCCGGATCGTCGAGGTCGCCGTGACGACGCTGGCGACGGATCGCGCACTGCTCCTGCTGGGCGTGCCGGGCACCGCGAAGACGTGGGTGTCCGAGCATCTGGCGGCGGCCGTCAGCGGCGACTCCACCCTGCTGGTCCAGGGCACGGCCGGCACCCCCGAAGAGGCGATCCGCTACGGCTGGAACTACGCCCAGCTGCTCGCCAACGGCCCCAGCCGCGAGGCGCTGGTGCCCAGCCCGGTGATGCGCGCGATGGCACAGGGCATGACCGCACGGGTCGAGGAACTGACCCGTATCCCCGCCGATGTCCAGGACACGCTCATCACCGTCCTGTCGGAGAAGACCCTGCCCATCCCGGAGCTGGGCCAGGAGGTGCAGGCCGTCCGCGGCTTCAACCTGATCGCCACCGCCAACGACCGCGACCGCGGGGTCAACGAACTCTCCAGCGCGCTGCGCCGCCGCTTCAACACCGTCGTCCTGCCGCTGCCCGCCACCCCGGACGAAGAGGTGGACATCGTCTCGCGCCGGGTCGAGCAGATCGGGCGCTCGCTGGATCTCCCGGCCGGGCCCGAGGGGCTGGACGAGATCCGCCGAGTCGTCACGGTCTTCCGCGAGCTGCGGGCCGGCCTCACCTCCGACGGCCGCACCAAGCTCAAGTCGCCGTCCGGCACCCTCTCCACGGCCGAGGCCATCTCGGTGGTGACGAACGGGCTGGCCCTGGCCACCCACTTCGGGGACGGTGTGCTGCGCGCCGGGGACGTGGCCGCGGGCATCCTGGGGGCCGTGGTCCGCGATCCGGCGGCGGACCGGGTCGTATGGCAGGAGTACCTGGAGACCGTGGTGCGCGAGCGCGACGGCTGGAAGGACTTCTACCGCGCCTGCCGTGAGGTGAGCGCATGA
- a CDS encoding DUF5682 family protein codes for MTGPVLLGVRHHGPGSARAVRAALDQCTPDAVLIEGPPEADALVPLAAQEGMRPPVALLAHAQDDPGRAAFWPLAEFSPEWVAMRWALERGVPVRFIDLPAAHSLAMGDGEGPGAGEESVTDGGPVTDGGPADELSAAGQEREEVSDEAPDEAAVRVDPIRVLAEAAGYDDPERWWEDVVEHRGGAGGAGTAGDAGADALAPFAALAEAMGALREAYGDGGHDRDPLREAHMRLRLRAARKEFGEGVAVVCGAWHVPALARRTTMAADRQLLKGLPKVKAAVTWVPWTHRRLSRHSGYGAGIASPGWYGHLFGAPDRPVERWLTKVAGLLREEDYAVSSAHIIEAVRLAEGLATVRGRPLAGLTELNDAVRAVMGDGSDAPSSLIHDRLVVGEVLGEVPEDAPAVPLQRDLTRSQRTLRLKPEAPERELELDLRKETDAGRSRLLHRLRLLGIPWGEPGRSRGSTGTFRETWRLRWEPELSVRVAEAGIWGTTVLSAATAKAASEASEAATLAEVTALAERCLLAQLPDALPVVMRALSDRAALDADVGHLAQALPALVRSVRYGDVRGTDAAALREVATGLAERVFVGLPPACLGLDADGATEMRGHLDATHQAVALLGQPQTGQQTGPATGPQPGAQDGPPPVSPPGPQHLRARWAGVLRAVSERDAVPGLIRGRAARLLLEEGELGDGGAERLMGLALSPGTPPADAAGWIEGFAGGGDGGMLLVHDERLLALVDGWLTGVPDASFTDVLPLLRRTFAEYEAGVRRTLGELVRLGPTTPSRHPAGAAPDAAAPGFGPGLDRDRAAAVLPTLRLLLGIAAPGFGDEPGERPDDTPPDTTRPADDLTGART; via the coding sequence ATGACCGGGCCGGTGCTGCTCGGGGTGCGGCATCACGGCCCCGGCTCGGCGCGGGCGGTGCGCGCCGCCCTCGACCAGTGCACGCCGGACGCGGTCCTCATCGAGGGACCACCGGAGGCGGACGCGCTGGTGCCGCTGGCCGCCCAGGAGGGGATGCGTCCGCCCGTCGCGTTGCTCGCCCATGCACAGGACGATCCCGGCCGCGCGGCGTTCTGGCCGCTGGCCGAGTTCTCCCCGGAGTGGGTGGCGATGCGCTGGGCACTGGAGCGAGGCGTCCCCGTCCGCTTCATCGACCTGCCCGCGGCGCACTCCCTGGCGATGGGGGACGGCGAGGGGCCGGGGGCCGGTGAGGAGTCGGTGACCGATGGAGGGCCGGTGACCGATGGAGGGCCGGCCGACGAGCTTTCGGCCGCCGGACAGGAACGGGAAGAGGTATCCGACGAGGCACCCGACGAGGCCGCGGTGCGGGTCGATCCGATCCGGGTGCTGGCCGAGGCGGCCGGGTACGACGACCCCGAGCGCTGGTGGGAGGACGTGGTCGAACACCGCGGAGGTGCGGGAGGAGCGGGGACCGCAGGGGACGCCGGTGCGGACGCGCTGGCGCCGTTCGCGGCGCTGGCCGAGGCGATGGGGGCGCTGCGCGAGGCGTACGGGGACGGCGGCCATGACCGTGATCCGCTGCGCGAGGCCCATATGCGGCTGCGACTGCGCGCCGCGCGAAAGGAGTTCGGGGAGGGTGTCGCCGTGGTGTGCGGTGCCTGGCATGTACCGGCCCTGGCGCGGCGTACCACCATGGCCGCTGACCGGCAGCTGCTCAAGGGCCTGCCGAAGGTGAAGGCGGCGGTGACCTGGGTGCCCTGGACGCACCGACGGCTCTCCCGGCACAGCGGCTACGGCGCCGGTATCGCCTCACCGGGCTGGTACGGCCATCTCTTCGGGGCCCCCGACCGCCCCGTGGAACGCTGGCTCACCAAGGTCGCGGGGCTGCTCAGGGAAGAGGACTACGCGGTCTCGTCGGCGCACATCATCGAAGCGGTGCGGCTCGCCGAGGGGCTGGCCACGGTGCGCGGCCGCCCGCTGGCCGGCCTGACGGAACTGAACGACGCGGTCCGGGCCGTGATGGGGGACGGCTCCGATGCGCCGTCCTCGCTGATCCACGACCGGCTGGTGGTGGGGGAGGTGCTGGGCGAGGTTCCGGAGGACGCCCCCGCCGTGCCGCTGCAACGGGACCTCACCCGCAGCCAGCGGACGCTGCGGCTCAAACCGGAGGCTCCGGAACGGGAACTGGAGCTGGACCTGCGCAAGGAGACCGACGCCGGCCGCAGCCGCCTGCTGCACCGGCTCCGGCTGCTCGGCATCCCGTGGGGCGAGCCCGGCCGCTCCCGCGGCAGCACCGGCACGTTCCGGGAGACCTGGCGGCTGCGCTGGGAGCCCGAACTGTCGGTGCGGGTCGCGGAGGCCGGTATCTGGGGCACGACGGTCCTCTCGGCCGCCACGGCCAAGGCCGCGTCCGAGGCGTCGGAGGCGGCCACGCTCGCCGAGGTCACCGCGCTCGCCGAGCGCTGCCTGCTGGCCCAACTCCCCGACGCTCTCCCGGTGGTGATGCGGGCGCTGTCGGACCGTGCGGCGCTGGACGCGGACGTGGGCCATCTCGCCCAGGCGCTGCCCGCCCTCGTACGGTCCGTGCGCTACGGCGATGTGCGCGGCACGGACGCCGCGGCGCTGCGCGAGGTGGCGACGGGCCTGGCCGAGCGGGTCTTCGTCGGGCTGCCACCCGCCTGCCTGGGCCTGGATGCCGACGGCGCCACCGAAATGCGCGGCCATCTCGACGCCACGCACCAGGCCGTCGCCCTCCTCGGCCAGCCGCAGACCGGGCAGCAGACCGGACCGGCGACCGGCCCACAGCCCGGAGCGCAAGATGGACCGCCGCCCGTATCGCCGCCCGGACCGCAGCATCTGCGGGCGCGGTGGGCCGGGGTGCTGCGGGCGGTGAGTGAACGGGACGCCGTGCCGGGTCTGATCCGCGGGCGGGCGGCCAGACTGCTGCTCGAAGAAGGGGAGCTGGGCGACGGGGGAGCGGAGCGGCTGATGGGGCTCGCCCTCTCGCCGGGCACCCCGCCCGCCGATGCCGCCGGCTGGATCGAGGGGTTCGCCGGCGGCGGGGACGGCGGCATGCTGCTGGTCCATGACGAACGGCTGCTCGCGCTGGTCGACGGCTGGCTGACCGGTGTGCCGGACGCCTCGTTCACGGACGTCCTGCCGCTGCTGCGCCGGACCTTCGCGGAGTACGAGGCCGGTGTGCGGCGCACCCTCGGCGAACTGGTCCGCCTCGGCCCCACGACCCCGTCCCGCCACCCGGCAGGCGCGGCACCGGACGCCGCCGCGCCCGGCTTCGGCCCCGGCCTGGACCGCGACCGCGCCGCGGCCGTCCTCCCCACCCTGCGCCTGCTGTTGGGCATCGCGGCGCCCGGCTTCGGCGACGAGCCCGGCGAGCGGCCGGACGACACCCCACCGGACACCACCCGACCGGCCGACGACCTCACGGGGGCACGGACATGA
- a CDS encoding VWA domain-containing protein, with product MTHTTMTHTTPDPSTTDTATDSAPATNTVAAPTPEAERLRRWRLLLGGGGADGTGCELRGRDAAMDGALASLYGRDKGSGSTAPGGRRSAGLGASAPGVARWLGDIRTYFPSSVVQVMQRDAIDRLGLSALLLEPEMLEAVEADVHLVGTLLSLNKVMPETTKETARAVVRKVVERLEKKLAQRTRATLTGALDRSARISRPRHRDIDWDRTIRVNLKNYLPEYRTVVPERLIGYGRAAQSVKKDVVLCIDQSGSMAASVVYASVFGAVLASMRALDTRLVVFDTSVVDLTDQLDDPVDVLFGTQLGGGTDINRALAYCQSRITRPTETVVVLISDLYEGGIRDEMLKRVAAMKASGVQFVTLLALSDEGAPAYDRDHAAALAALGAPAFACTPDLFPDVMAAALEKRPLPIPDMAEQR from the coding sequence ATGACCCACACGACCATGACCCACACGACACCGGACCCATCGACGACGGATACGGCCACCGACTCGGCGCCGGCGACGAACACCGTTGCCGCCCCCACCCCTGAAGCCGAACGGCTGCGCCGCTGGCGGCTGTTGCTCGGTGGCGGCGGTGCGGACGGTACGGGGTGTGAACTCCGTGGGCGGGACGCGGCGATGGACGGGGCGCTGGCCTCGCTCTACGGCCGGGACAAGGGCAGCGGCAGCACGGCGCCCGGCGGTCGGCGCTCGGCGGGGCTCGGGGCTTCGGCACCCGGGGTGGCGCGCTGGCTCGGCGACATCCGTACGTACTTCCCGTCCTCCGTGGTGCAGGTGATGCAGCGGGACGCCATCGACCGGCTGGGGCTGTCCGCGCTGCTGCTGGAGCCGGAGATGCTGGAGGCCGTCGAGGCGGATGTGCATCTGGTGGGCACCCTGCTCTCGCTCAACAAGGTCATGCCGGAGACCACCAAGGAGACCGCCCGCGCCGTCGTCCGCAAGGTCGTCGAGCGGTTGGAGAAGAAGCTGGCGCAGCGCACCCGCGCCACCCTCACCGGCGCCCTGGACCGCTCCGCCCGGATCAGCCGGCCGCGCCACCGCGACATCGACTGGGACCGCACGATCCGGGTGAACCTCAAGAACTACCTCCCGGAGTACCGCACGGTCGTCCCCGAGCGGCTGATCGGCTACGGCCGCGCGGCGCAGTCGGTGAAGAAGGACGTGGTGCTCTGCATCGACCAGTCCGGTTCGATGGCCGCCTCGGTCGTCTATGCCTCGGTGTTCGGCGCGGTGCTCGCCTCCATGCGGGCCCTCGACACCCGGCTCGTCGTCTTCGACACCTCGGTCGTCGATCTGACGGACCAACTGGACGACCCCGTGGACGTCCTCTTCGGCACCCAGCTCGGCGGCGGCACGGACATCAACCGTGCCCTCGCCTACTGCCAGTCCCGCATCACCCGCCCCACCGAAACCGTCGTCGTCCTCATCAGCGACCTCTACGAGGGCGGCATCCGGGACGAGATGCTCAAGCGGGTCGCCGCGATGAAGGCGTCCGGGGTGCAGTTCGTGACCTTGCTCGCGCTCTCCGACGAAGGGGCACCCGCCTACGACCGTGACCACGCCGCCGCCCTCGCGGCCCTGGGCGCACCGGCGTTCGCCTGCACCCCGGATCTGTTTCCGGACGTGATGGCGGCCGCGCTCGAAAAAAGGCCGCTGCCCATACCGGACATGGCGGAGCAACGGTGA
- a CDS encoding peptidoglycan-binding protein: MATPLTASKLIASLRDEGLVVHEVRDWREHNRNAKGPWGPVNGVMIHHTATQGTDSTVDLCYDGRSELPGPLCHGVIDKQGEVHLVGNGRANHAGLGDGDVLRAVIREDAELPPDDEADTDGNARFYGFECINLGDGKDPWPQAQQVAMEKAAAAVCRVHGWSEHSVIGHLEWQPGKVDPRGVAMNDLRGRIKKRLAKPAEGAPEPQQPAWEPFPGRDFFRSGTHSPVITAMGKRLVAEDCGHYEIGPGPEWTEADRQSYAAWQRKLGFHGEDADGVPGQVSWERLRVPRT, from the coding sequence ATGGCCACTCCCCTGACCGCGAGCAAGCTGATCGCGTCGCTGCGCGACGAGGGCCTGGTGGTCCACGAGGTCCGCGACTGGCGTGAGCACAACCGGAACGCCAAGGGCCCCTGGGGCCCGGTGAACGGCGTGATGATCCATCACACCGCCACCCAGGGCACCGACAGCACGGTGGACCTGTGTTACGACGGGCGCTCCGAGCTGCCGGGGCCACTGTGTCACGGCGTGATCGACAAGCAGGGCGAGGTCCATCTCGTCGGCAACGGCCGTGCCAACCATGCCGGGCTCGGCGACGGCGACGTCCTGCGTGCGGTGATCCGCGAGGACGCGGAGCTGCCGCCGGACGACGAGGCGGACACCGACGGCAACGCCCGCTTCTACGGCTTCGAATGCATCAACCTCGGCGACGGCAAGGACCCGTGGCCCCAGGCGCAGCAGGTCGCCATGGAGAAGGCCGCGGCGGCGGTCTGCCGGGTGCACGGCTGGAGCGAACACTCGGTGATCGGGCATCTCGAATGGCAGCCGGGGAAGGTCGACCCGCGGGGCGTCGCGATGAACGACCTGCGGGGCCGGATCAAGAAGCGGCTGGCGAAGCCGGCGGAGGGCGCACCGGAGCCGCAGCAGCCGGCGTGGGAGCCGTTCCCCGGCCGTGACTTCTTCCGGTCCGGGACCCACAGCCCGGTGATCACGGCGATGGGGAAGCGGCTGGTGGCCGAGGACTGCGGCCACTACGAAATCGGCCCCGGTCCGGAGTGGACCGAGGCGGACCGGCAGTCGTACGCGGCCTGGCAGCGCAAGCTCGGCTTCCACGGCGAGGATGCGGACGGGGTGCCGGGACAGGTCAGCTGGGAACGGTTGCGGGTGCCACGCACCTAG
- the sucC gene encoding ADP-forming succinate--CoA ligase subunit beta, translating to MDLFEYQARDLFAKHGVPVLAGEVIDTPEAAREATQRLGGKSVVKAQVKVGGRGKAGGVKLATSEDDAVEKAGQILGMDIKGHTVHKVMIAETAPEIAEEYYVSYLLDRTNRTFLAMASVAGGMDIEEVAATRPDELAKVPVDANEGVTIEKAREIVAQAKFPAEVAEKVADVMVTLWKTFVAEDALLVEVNPLAKVASGEVIALDGKVSLDENAEFRQPEHEALEDKDAANPLEAAAKAKGLNYVKLDGQVGIIGNGAGLVMSTLDVVAYAGEKHDNVKPANFLDIGGGASAEVMANGLEIILGDPDVKSVFVNVFGGITACDEVANGIVQALELLKSKGEDVNKPLVVRLDGNNAELGREILSKANHPLVQRVDTMDGAADKAAELAAK from the coding sequence GTGGACCTGTTCGAGTACCAGGCGAGGGACCTCTTCGCCAAGCACGGTGTACCGGTGCTGGCCGGTGAAGTCATCGACACGCCTGAGGCGGCGCGCGAGGCGACCCAGCGACTGGGCGGCAAGTCGGTCGTCAAGGCGCAGGTGAAGGTCGGTGGCCGCGGCAAGGCCGGCGGCGTGAAGCTGGCCACCAGTGAGGACGACGCGGTCGAGAAGGCCGGTCAGATCCTGGGCATGGACATCAAGGGCCACACGGTCCACAAGGTGATGATCGCCGAGACCGCCCCGGAGATCGCCGAGGAGTACTACGTCTCGTACCTCCTCGACCGCACCAACCGCACCTTCCTGGCCATGGCCTCCGTCGCCGGCGGCATGGACATCGAAGAGGTCGCGGCGACCCGGCCCGACGAGCTCGCGAAGGTCCCGGTCGACGCCAACGAGGGCGTCACGATCGAGAAGGCCCGCGAGATCGTCGCCCAGGCGAAGTTCCCGGCCGAGGTTGCCGAGAAGGTCGCCGACGTCATGGTGACCCTGTGGAAGACCTTCGTCGCCGAGGACGCGCTCCTCGTCGAGGTCAACCCGCTGGCCAAGGTCGCGAGCGGTGAGGTCATCGCCCTCGACGGCAAGGTGTCCCTGGACGAGAACGCCGAGTTCCGCCAGCCGGAGCACGAGGCCCTGGAGGACAAGGACGCAGCCAACCCGCTCGAGGCTGCGGCCAAGGCCAAGGGTCTGAACTACGTCAAGCTCGACGGCCAGGTCGGCATCATCGGCAACGGCGCGGGTCTCGTCATGAGCACCCTGGACGTCGTCGCCTACGCCGGCGAGAAGCACGACAACGTCAAGCCCGCCAACTTCCTCGACATCGGTGGCGGCGCCTCCGCCGAGGTCATGGCGAACGGCCTGGAGATCATCCTCGGCGACCCGGACGTCAAGTCCGTCTTCGTCAACGTCTTCGGTGGCATCACCGCCTGTGACGAGGTCGCCAACGGCATCGTCCAGGCCCTGGAGCTGCTCAAGTCCAAGGGCGAGGACGTCAACAAGCCCCTGGTCGTGCGTCTCGACGGCAACAACGCGGAGCTCGGTCGCGAGATCCTGTCGAAGGCCAACCACCCGCTGGTGCAGCGTGTGGACACCATGGACGGCGCGGCCGACAAGGCCGCCGAGCTGGCTGCTAAGTAA
- the sucD gene encoding succinate--CoA ligase subunit alpha: protein MAIFLTKESKVIVQGMTGATGMKHTKLMLGDGTNIVGGVNPRKAGTSVDFDGTDVPVFGSVAEAMEKTGADVSVLFVPPAFAKAAVVEAIDAEIPLAVVITEGIAVHDSAAFWAYAKAKGNKTRIIGPNCPGLITPGQSNAGIIPGDITKPGRIGLVSKSGTLTYQMMYELRDIGFSSAVGIGGDPVIGTTHIDALQAFEADPDTDLIVMIGEIGGDAEERAADFIKANVSKPVVGYVAGFTAPEGKTMGHAGAIVSGSSGTAQAKKEALEAAGVKVGKTPSETARLAREILGG, encoded by the coding sequence ATGGCTATCTTCCTGACCAAGGAAAGCAAGGTCATCGTCCAGGGCATGACCGGTGCCACTGGCATGAAGCACACCAAGCTGATGCTCGGTGACGGCACCAACATCGTCGGCGGTGTGAACCCGCGCAAGGCCGGCACCAGCGTCGACTTCGACGGCACCGACGTGCCCGTCTTCGGCTCGGTCGCCGAGGCGATGGAGAAGACCGGCGCCGACGTGTCCGTGCTCTTCGTTCCGCCGGCCTTCGCCAAGGCCGCCGTCGTCGAGGCGATCGACGCCGAGATCCCGCTGGCCGTCGTGATCACCGAGGGCATCGCGGTGCACGACTCCGCCGCCTTCTGGGCGTACGCGAAGGCCAAGGGCAACAAGACCCGGATCATCGGCCCGAACTGCCCCGGCCTGATCACCCCCGGCCAGTCCAACGCCGGCATCATCCCGGGCGACATCACCAAGCCCGGCCGCATCGGTCTGGTGTCGAAGTCCGGCACGCTGACCTACCAGATGATGTACGAGCTCCGTGACATCGGCTTCTCCTCGGCCGTCGGCATCGGTGGCGACCCGGTCATCGGCACCACGCACATCGACGCCCTCCAGGCGTTCGAGGCGGACCCCGACACCGACCTGATCGTGATGATCGGCGAGATCGGCGGCGACGCCGAGGAGCGCGCGGCCGACTTCATCAAGGCCAACGTCTCCAAGCCGGTCGTCGGCTACGTCGCGGGCTTCACCGCGCCCGAGGGCAAGACCATGGGCCACGCCGGCGCCATCGTCTCCGGCTCCTCCGGCACCGCCCAGGCGAAGAAGGAGGCCCTGGAGGCCGCCGGCGTCAAGGTCGGCAAGACCCCGTCGGAGACGGCGCGGCTGGCCCGCGAGATCCTGGGCGGCTGA
- a CDS encoding RNA polymerase sigma factor yields the protein MPRHETARHETARREMTGSEQAAAAFDDLHTRHAAALMRQTYLLTGRPWLARRAVQQGFRRAWQHWPQVAVDPDPAGWVRAAAYEYALMPWHRLCPGLRTARKPKRFHETGEPVDRALLAALLRLPAPYRRALLLHDGVGLGLYETAAEIEASTPAAAGRLTHARERLAERLPELGLDGHPPVRQGEILRARLTALTAAQQVTPTAAERVRSDAERSDLRTTRAAVGLAGGFALVAVVMMLVTPDHYTPPPGKPLATAPHAVVPPAGHRGAEVRKQGNSAVRKRLREARLAPDVR from the coding sequence ATGCCCCGGCACGAGACGGCCCGGCACGAGACGGCCCGGCGAGAGATGACCGGGAGCGAGCAGGCCGCCGCAGCCTTCGACGACCTTCACACCCGCCATGCCGCAGCGCTGATGCGGCAGACCTATCTGCTGACCGGGCGGCCGTGGCTCGCGCGGCGGGCCGTGCAGCAGGGGTTCCGGCGTGCCTGGCAGCACTGGCCGCAGGTCGCGGTGGACCCGGATCCGGCGGGGTGGGTGCGGGCGGCCGCGTACGAGTACGCGCTGATGCCGTGGCACCGGCTGTGTCCCGGACTGCGGACCGCCCGGAAGCCGAAGCGGTTCCACGAGACCGGCGAGCCCGTGGACCGTGCGCTGCTGGCGGCGCTGCTGCGGCTGCCCGCCCCCTACCGGCGGGCGCTGCTGCTGCACGACGGGGTCGGCCTGGGGCTCTACGAGACCGCGGCGGAGATCGAGGCGAGTACCCCGGCCGCGGCCGGGCGGCTGACGCATGCGCGCGAACGGCTCGCCGAGCGGCTTCCGGAGCTGGGGCTCGACGGGCACCCGCCGGTGCGGCAGGGCGAGATCCTGCGGGCCCGGCTCACCGCGCTGACGGCCGCGCAGCAGGTGACGCCGACTGCCGCGGAGCGCGTACGGAGCGACGCCGAACGCAGCGATCTGCGGACCACCCGGGCGGCGGTCGGGCTGGCCGGAGGGTTCGCGCTGGTGGCGGTGGTGATGATGCTCGTGACGCCGGACCACTACACGCCGCCGCCGGGCAAGCCCCTGGCGACCGCGCCACACGCCGTCGTCCCACCCGCCGGGCACCGCGGCGCGGAGGTCAGGAAGCAGGGCAATTCCGCGGTACGGAAGAGGCTGCGGGAGGCCCGTTTGGCGCCGGACGTCCGCTGA
- a CDS encoding DUF6350 family protein, whose product MSQLTERGPTLSSHGRAAAQRSSAIGAAFLGGVTAAGLGLGALAVAVLLLWVASPAPDSGPSRALHLAADLWLMAHGGALQRTTGHLAAPVAVTPLLLAVLPVWLLHRAARHTLATAADARTGPGVVPGTGPGSAADDTLAVLPRTLLGALLTGYLLIAAAVLVYASAGQLSAEPLSVLASVPATALATLAGTGWFLLRHPGADLLPAWALRAGAAVPGGLRSLLGGPRFAVAARAAGVALGALLVSGALLTLLSLGLHAGRVRDDLLRLAPDWASHATVLLLCLVLLPNAAVWGAAYALGPGFTVGAGSTVGPLGTSPPPALPRLPLLGGLPDAGPGYPLTWAVAVVPLIAGVLLARSVARSVTRSALAHGAVGHPWSWWTTACAAALGAGLCGAVTAVLAGLSGGALGTGALAVFGPSWWRTGLAAVGWSALTGVPGAIALRAWRQWAGRRGHDEDTCPGAKTGSAGTATDPGGATAEGEGAVPGPAAADGKHTGPRSVGRTATDPAAASEPTAREPAAAEPAATERPATEPALTKPAATKPATKSPATKPAATPVTPNG is encoded by the coding sequence GTGAGCCAGTTGACCGAGCGTGGCCCCACCCTGTCCTCGCACGGCCGAGCCGCCGCGCAGCGCTCGTCCGCGATCGGCGCGGCGTTCCTCGGCGGCGTGACGGCCGCCGGCCTCGGCCTCGGCGCGCTGGCGGTCGCCGTGCTGCTGCTCTGGGTCGCCTCCCCCGCGCCCGACAGCGGCCCGTCCCGGGCCCTGCACCTCGCCGCCGACCTGTGGCTGATGGCGCACGGCGGCGCCCTCCAACGCACCACGGGCCACCTCGCCGCCCCGGTCGCCGTGACCCCGCTGCTGCTCGCCGTCCTCCCGGTATGGCTGCTCCACCGGGCCGCCCGCCACACCCTGGCGACCGCGGCCGACGCTCGCACCGGCCCCGGCGTGGTTCCCGGCACGGGCCCCGGCAGCGCCGCGGACGACACCCTGGCGGTGCTGCCCCGCACCCTGCTCGGTGCGCTGCTCACCGGCTATCTGCTGATCGCGGCCGCGGTGCTGGTCTACGCCTCCGCCGGGCAGCTGAGCGCCGAGCCGCTAAGCGTGCTGGCGTCCGTACCGGCCACCGCGCTCGCCACGCTCGCCGGTACCGGCTGGTTCCTGCTCCGGCATCCCGGCGCCGATCTGCTGCCCGCCTGGGCGCTGCGGGCCGGGGCCGCGGTGCCCGGCGGTCTGCGAAGCCTGCTCGGCGGCCCCCGGTTCGCGGTCGCGGCGCGCGCCGCCGGTGTCGCCCTCGGTGCCCTGCTGGTGTCCGGCGCCCTGCTCACCCTGCTCTCCCTCGGCCTGCACGCGGGCCGGGTGCGCGACGACCTGCTCCGGCTGGCTCCCGACTGGGCGAGCCACGCCACGGTGCTGCTGCTGTGCCTCGTCCTGCTCCCGAACGCGGCCGTCTGGGGCGCCGCCTACGCCCTGGGGCCGGGGTTCACGGTCGGCGCGGGCAGTACGGTCGGCCCGCTGGGCACCTCGCCACCTCCGGCGCTGCCCCGGCTGCCGCTGCTCGGCGGGCTGCCGGATGCCGGCCCGGGATACCCGCTGACCTGGGCGGTGGCCGTGGTGCCGCTGATCGCGGGGGTGCTGCTGGCCCGCTCGGTCGCCCGCTCGGTAACCCGTTCCGCACTGGCGCACGGCGCGGTGGGACACCCCTGGTCGTGGTGGACGACGGCGTGTGCGGCTGCCTTGGGGGCCGGTCTGTGCGGCGCCGTCACCGCGGTGCTCGCGGGTCTTTCCGGCGGCGCGCTGGGCACCGGAGCGCTCGCCGTCTTCGGCCCGAGCTGGTGGCGTACGGGCCTCGCGGCGGTGGGCTGGAGCGCCCTGACCGGCGTCCCGGGCGCGATCGCGCTACGGGCCTGGCGGCAGTGGGCGGGCCGGCGGGGTCACGACGAGGACACCTGCCCCGGCGCCAAGACGGGGAGTGCCGGCACCGCGACCGACCCCGGCGGGGCGACGGCCGAGGGCGAGGGGGCCGTCCCTGGCCCCGCCGCGGCCGACGGCAAGCACACCGGCCCCCGCTCCGTAGGCCGCACGGCCACGGACCCGGCGGCGGCCTCGGAACCGACCGCGAGGGAGCCGGCGGCCGCGGAACCGGCCGCCACGGAGCGGCCGGCCACCGAACCGGCCCTCACGAAACCGGCCGCCACGAAACCCGCCACGAAATCGCCCGCCACGAAACCGGCCGCCACCCCCGTCACCCCGAACGGCTGA